A segment of the Candidatus Sumerlaea chitinivorans genome:
AATCGCAGTTGGAAGCGTACTGAGTGGGCGTAGAATCACCGTGGACTACCTCTGCGGGGAACGTGACGTGGAACTCGCCCTATATCGCCAGCACAATCTTCAACCCTTGGTTGTACCGGCTCGCCAATTGGGACAAGGCTTGGGTGGTAAGCTGCGTGGGTTTGGCGCAGCGATGTCGAACGTTGTGCGTTGTGCTCGTCTGATACACAGTCGGCAGTATGCAGTCGTGGTAGGGATGGGGGGGTACGTCGCTGGTCCGGCCCTTGCGGCCGCACTCTGCCTACGGCGTCCTACCCTCGTTCACGAAGCGAATAGCGTGATAGGCAAGACAAATCGATTACTCGCCCCATTCGTCTCTCGGCTTGCGGTAAATTTCGAATCGTGTGTCGTGGGTTCCCGTGTCCATCGAAACACAGTGGTCGTTGGGATGCCGATTCGCTCGTGGCTTTTGAATGGCTCCCGGAGCGAAGCTTGTCGCATCTTTGACCTCGACGCCACCAAGAAGACGTTACTGGTGGTTGGTGGGAGTCAGGGGGCAAGGCGGCTGTATGAAATCCTGCTTGAAACGTTGCCGTTACTTGATGGTCCCGACGTCGCGAATCTCCAGATCCTTTGGAGTGGGGGAACCGCGAATTTTGAGTGGGTTGCACAGCGCTTGAAGGCAATCAATTTGCGTTATCTTCAGGTGCGTCTAATTCCCTACATTGAGCACATGGAACACGCATTAGCTGTGGCGGATGCGGCCATAGCTCGTGCCGGCGCAAGTACGATTGCTGAGCTCTTGGCTGCTGGGATTTATGCCCTTTATGTCCCGCTGCCTTCCGCAATTTACGACCACCAACGTCTAAACGCGGAGCAGGTTGTGCGTGCTGGGGCTGGCCGGATGGTGCTGGAAAGCGAACTCACGCCAGAGCGCTTGAGTGCCGAGGTTCGCGAGCTCTTCGCTGGAGCTGTTGCTGATCGTAGCAACGTTGCACGGCTGGGTGAACTTCATCGTCGTGCCGCTGAACGACTTGCGGAGGAAATTGTGTCTCTCGCAAAATAAAACTTCAGCCCTGAGTTGCTTCGTCGGGTGACTTCTCGCGGCCCACAGAGGGAACGTCTGAGCGAAAGGGTTTGCTCAACATATAAAGTGAAGCACAAGTAGGTCCTCGACTGCCCGTTGTGGTAAGGGAAAAAACGGCCACGATAAAGCTACTGTAGATTGAAGCGTCCCTCGATAAACCCGAGAAGAAACATCAGCCCATACCACCGAATCCTCAGGGGGCTGAGGTGGAACGCAACCGGTGAAATATCAGGATATTGAACAACGGCTTTGTCCGGCTGGGAGAGGGCGTTTCAGCATCTCATGAGGACCGAATGCCTCGAACAGTCAGTGATGCAGCGTGTACATAGCAAATGAAACACAGCTCACATTGAAAGACGAGAAAGCTGAGTTGCAAAAAGAATGTCAGCCTATTTGCCGAACATCGAAGAATTGCAGCGGCTAAGTCGGCGTGCCGAAGTGCTGACGGATGCAGAAGTCGAGCGCGTTGTGCAGTCTGCCCGAGCTACTCGGCTACAGCTTGACGACCTTGCAAGCTTAGTTAAAACTGTGTTGGCAGCACCGCACTCGACACCATCCGAAATCATTCTCCGCCACGCAGAAGCTATCCGGCAGGAATTGTTTGGCCCCTATGTGATCCCAATGGCGCCCGTTGAGATCTCAAATGCTTGTGCCTCAGATTGCATGTTCTGTGGGTGGCGCGCCTCGAACCGTGAGATGAAGCGCCTACGCATGCCTCTCGACCTGCTTCTACTTCAAGTCGAGTACCTTCTGGATTTGGGGATCTATTATATTGAGTTCGTTTCAGGTGATGACATCGGCGTGGTGCGCGATCTTCTGCCTCAGCTCATCCGAGAAACGCGCGAACTCTTTTCTGAGCGTGGAGTCGAGGGCAAAATCTCTTTTTGCACTCTTTCACTAACCGAATCTCAGTATCGGATGTTGGTGGAAGCTGGTGCAGATTCGATGATTGTTTGGCAAGAGGCCTATCAGCCGGATGTGTATCGAGCCCATGTCGTCGGCGGCCCGAAGGCTTATGGTCTGACGGAGGATTGGAAGGTTCCAGTCGGAGCAGACGGATGGGCGTTTCGTGTGCAATCTCAGGAGCGCGCCCTCCGAGCCGGGTTGGAGGTTGCGGTCGGCACAATGCTGGGGCTAAATCCAGATATCATCACGGAGTTTCTCGCGACAGTCGAACATGCGCGGCACCTGATAGACCGATATTCTCCAACTGAGAAACATCCACTAATTGTCGGGATGCCTATCTGGAATC
Coding sequences within it:
- a CDS encoding Thiazole biosynthesis protein ThiH: MSAYLPNIEELQRLSRRAEVLTDAEVERVVQSARATRLQLDDLASLVKTVLAAPHSTPSEIILRHAEAIRQELFGPYVIPMAPVEISNACASDCMFCGWRASNREMKRLRMPLDLLLLQVEYLLDLGIYYIEFVSGDDIGVVRDLLPQLIRETRELFSERGVEGKISFCTLSLTESQYRMLVEAGADSMIVWQEAYQPDVYRAHVVGGPKAYGLTEDWKVPVGADGWAFRVQSQERALRAGLEVAVGTMLGLNPDIITEFLATVEHARHLIDRYSPTEKHPLIVGMPIWNPITTRRTDKRPSEVPDMVALFPIFAALYLLALPTRSVWVFPNCRVPLQTQVQAVKVAGVFTSTEVKLGPGGYLPALISKMEAGGQDTVALRKRLAAMLRDAGESVDELARALDEREQFVHHYHAHEIYVREMERHGLQILRGVHLPACEVPSVAQNSTYLPNCL
- a CDS encoding UDP-N-acetylglucosamine--N-acetylmuramyl-(pentapeptide) pyrophosphoryl-undecaprenol N-acetylglucosamine transferase, translated to MRVLIAAGGTGGHILPAIAVGSVLSGRRITVDYLCGERDVELALYRQHNLQPLVVPARQLGQGLGGKLRGFGAAMSNVVRCARLIHSRQYAVVVGMGGYVAGPALAAALCLRRPTLVHEANSVIGKTNRLLAPFVSRLAVNFESCVVGSRVHRNTVVVGMPIRSWLLNGSRSEACRIFDLDATKKTLLVVGGSQGARRLYEILLETLPLLDGPDVANLQILWSGGTANFEWVAQRLKAINLRYLQVRLIPYIEHMEHALAVADAAIARAGASTIAELLAAGIYALYVPLPSAIYDHQRLNAEQVVRAGAGRMVLESELTPERLSAEVRELFAGAVADRSNVARLGELHRRAAERLAEEIVSLAK